One stretch of Lacimicrobium alkaliphilum DNA includes these proteins:
- a CDS encoding malate synthase G has translation MPDRIEQGQLNIDAGLFEFINQQALPGTHVDKEVFWQGFEQICADLIPQNKALLAKRKQLQQQIDDYHRQHQQLDAAHYKSFLQDTGYLQPQPDDSQISTADVDAEIAIMAGPQLVVPINNARYALNAANARWGSLYDAAYGTDVIPETDGAEKGGAYNPVRGQKVVAWARAWLDTIAPLAAGSHQQAVAYDIRSGQLVVTLSDGNTSNLKDPSGYTGYRGHISQPCAILLKHNQLHAEIQFDKDHPIGKTDPAGVKDILLESALTTIMDCEDSVAAVDGEDKTLVYKNWLGLMRGDLSTEISKGGETRIRGMHPDREYIRPTGERISLPGRSLMLVRNVGHLMTNSAILYKGEEIPEGIMDGVITSLIAKHDLLSLGRYKNSLTGSVYIVKPKMHGPEEVAFTSTLFARIESLLGLKSNTLKMGIMDEERRTSVNLKACIASARERVIFINTGFLDRTGDEIHTSMLAGAFAPKAELKTMAWIQAYEKANVAAGLESGLSGKAQIGKGMWPIPDHMADMMKAKIGHPEAGANTAWVPSPTAATLHVLHYHQCDVFARQQQLAAEKFDGLDEILQIPLLSTDTTLSAGQIQQELDNNVQGILGYVVRWVHQGIGCSKVPDINNVGLMEDRATLRISSQHIANWLHHGILSREQVQASLEKMARLVDKQNEGDPEYIPMTPDTANAIAFQAAAELIFEGCNQPSGYTEPVLHKKRLEMKQRLAD, from the coding sequence ATGCCAGATCGAATCGAGCAAGGCCAGTTAAATATCGATGCCGGATTGTTTGAATTTATTAATCAACAGGCTCTGCCCGGCACCCATGTGGACAAAGAAGTCTTTTGGCAGGGATTTGAGCAGATCTGTGCCGACCTGATACCGCAAAACAAAGCACTGCTGGCAAAACGTAAGCAACTGCAACAACAGATTGATGACTATCATCGCCAGCATCAACAATTAGATGCGGCGCACTATAAATCCTTCCTGCAGGACACTGGCTATCTGCAACCCCAGCCTGATGACAGCCAGATCAGCACCGCTGATGTGGATGCGGAAATCGCCATCATGGCCGGGCCGCAACTGGTGGTACCGATCAATAATGCCCGTTACGCACTTAACGCTGCTAATGCGCGCTGGGGCAGCCTGTATGATGCCGCTTATGGCACCGATGTGATCCCCGAAACTGACGGTGCCGAGAAAGGCGGTGCCTATAATCCGGTGCGCGGGCAAAAAGTGGTGGCCTGGGCCAGAGCCTGGCTGGATACCATTGCACCACTGGCTGCGGGCTCACACCAACAGGCTGTGGCCTATGACATCCGCAGTGGCCAACTGGTGGTCACGCTCAGCGATGGCAACACCAGTAACTTAAAAGACCCTTCAGGCTATACCGGCTATCGTGGTCATATCAGCCAGCCCTGTGCGATTTTGCTGAAACACAACCAGTTACATGCCGAGATCCAGTTCGACAAAGATCATCCCATCGGCAAGACCGATCCTGCTGGTGTCAAAGACATTCTGCTGGAATCGGCCCTGACCACCATTATGGACTGCGAAGATTCCGTGGCGGCGGTGGATGGCGAAGACAAAACCCTGGTGTATAAAAACTGGCTGGGGCTGATGCGCGGTGATCTCAGCACCGAAATCAGTAAAGGCGGTGAGACCCGCATTCGCGGCATGCACCCCGATCGCGAGTATATCCGCCCCACCGGTGAGCGTATCAGTCTGCCCGGACGCAGCCTGATGCTGGTGCGCAATGTCGGCCATCTGATGACCAACAGCGCAATTCTGTACAAGGGTGAAGAAATCCCCGAAGGCATCATGGATGGCGTGATCACCAGTCTGATTGCCAAACATGATTTGCTCAGTCTGGGCCGCTATAAAAACAGTCTGACTGGCAGTGTCTATATCGTTAAACCCAAGATGCACGGGCCGGAAGAGGTGGCCTTTACCAGCACCCTGTTTGCACGGATTGAATCTTTGTTAGGCCTTAAAAGCAATACCCTGAAAATGGGGATTATGGATGAAGAGCGTCGCACCAGCGTTAACCTTAAAGCTTGTATCGCTTCCGCTCGCGAGCGGGTGATCTTTATCAATACCGGCTTTTTAGACAGAACCGGTGATGAAATTCATACCAGCATGCTGGCTGGCGCCTTCGCCCCCAAAGCAGAACTGAAAACCATGGCCTGGATCCAGGCCTATGAGAAAGCCAATGTGGCTGCCGGGCTTGAGTCAGGACTATCCGGCAAGGCGCAGATAGGTAAAGGCATGTGGCCGATTCCGGATCATATGGCGGATATGATGAAAGCCAAAATCGGCCACCCCGAAGCGGGCGCCAATACCGCCTGGGTGCCCTCACCCACTGCTGCAACACTGCATGTACTGCATTATCACCAGTGCGATGTGTTTGCCCGTCAACAACAACTGGCAGCAGAAAAGTTTGATGGTCTGGACGAGATCTTACAGATTCCCCTGCTAAGCACCGACACAACGCTCAGCGCCGGGCAAATCCAGCAGGAGCTGGATAATAATGTGCAGGGCATTCTTGGCTATGTGGTGCGCTGGGTCCATCAGGGCATAGGTTGCTCCAAAGTGCCGGATATCAACAACGTTGGGCTGATGGAAGACAGAGCCACCTTGCGTATCTCCAGCCAGCATATCGCCAACTGGTTACACCATGGCATCCTCAGCCGCGAGCAGGTGCAGGCATCGCTGGAAAAAATGGCCAGACTGGTAGATAAACAGAATGAAGGCGACCCCGAGTATATTCCGATGACGCCGGATACTGCCAATGCCATCGCCTTTCAGGCGGCGGCTGAGCTGATTTTCGAAGGCTGTAATCAGCCCAGCGGCTATACCGAGCCAGTGCTGCATAAAAAACGCCTGGAAATGAAACAGCGCCTGGCTGATTAA
- a CDS encoding helix-turn-helix domain-containing protein: MRPYVTRQDKFLPAQGLAACMVDLAAQRQVNEHKLFRGTGVFREDLLRPDCYLNLSQLMRLMAQFQRLMPGYDAAFQLGHRLFPDPSAEASAIRYSRNLSQAMRLLSRFRLQLAPLLFGYRYRHQGFSYLLLSDAAGMDEQQYQFVVELYCCLLVSASRHLLGQRLPCWFEFPFSRPRHIQEYEEHLGLRLAFDRPTLCIRFEEKWLHQPLPQASTLRRQLALQQVADKGPVRQTLIEVVSGYLQRYRQANLLQVAEYLAISPATLKRRLKEHNLRFSQLQDRVNMQQALYLLTVQGLNNEAVAEKLAFNDVPNFRRACKRWTGLTPSELRALSPGLP; this comes from the coding sequence GTGCGCCCCTATGTTACGCGCCAAGATAAGTTTCTACCGGCGCAGGGCCTGGCTGCCTGTATGGTGGATCTGGCCGCTCAGCGCCAGGTCAATGAGCATAAGCTGTTCCGCGGCACCGGTGTTTTCCGTGAGGATTTGCTACGCCCCGATTGCTATCTGAATCTGTCCCAGTTAATGCGGTTGATGGCACAGTTTCAGCGGCTGATGCCAGGGTATGATGCAGCGTTTCAGCTTGGCCACCGGTTGTTTCCTGACCCCAGCGCTGAGGCCAGCGCTATTCGCTATAGTCGCAACCTTTCGCAGGCGATGCGCCTGCTAAGCCGATTTCGTCTGCAACTGGCGCCCTTGTTGTTTGGCTATCGTTATCGCCATCAGGGCTTTAGCTATTTGCTGCTCAGTGATGCAGCGGGAATGGATGAGCAGCAATATCAGTTTGTGGTGGAGTTGTATTGTTGTCTGCTGGTATCGGCCAGCCGTCATTTACTGGGGCAGCGACTGCCATGCTGGTTTGAGTTTCCCTTTTCAAGGCCCAGGCATATTCAGGAATATGAGGAACATCTGGGGTTAAGGCTGGCCTTTGACAGACCTACCCTGTGTATCAGATTCGAGGAGAAATGGCTGCACCAGCCGCTGCCACAGGCAAGTACACTTCGCCGGCAGCTGGCGTTGCAACAGGTTGCAGACAAAGGCCCCGTCCGACAGACCCTGATTGAAGTGGTTTCAGGGTATTTACAGCGATACCGGCAGGCCAATCTGTTGCAGGTGGCAGAATATCTGGCCATAAGCCCGGCTACGCTGAAGCGACGGCTGAAAGAACATAATTTGCGCTTTTCCCAGTTGCAGGACAGGGTCAATATGCAGCAGGCGCTGTATCTGCTGACGGTACAGGGCCTGAACAACGAAGCAGTGGCAGAAAAACTGGCCTTTAACGATGTACCCAACTTCCGTCGCGCCTGCAAGCGCTGGACCGGCCTGACACCCAGTGAACTGAGAGCCCTGTCACCGGGATTGCCATGA
- a CDS encoding GGDEF domain-containing protein, with protein MNFSLLKLHPRMLLVSFSAISLAVILSFSLGELKSWQQIDWLDVVGEGGIVLLTIVWQLFLLISRPSGRVTTLLTIGLCCFMFSSLLDALDEFIHYPEHALLPLFESVPAPFGMILMTWGLYQWHQEMLTLNAQLRRREAGVREHDEVDLVTRLYRADYMREQISQSLIRHQAGFCVAVVDIDQFDAFNRRFGHGEGDRLLREVAELILMNVRQTDLVCRYAGDRFILLMPQLPLKRASQQVHQIANAVKHLAFKTGNHAVFHTLSTAVVEAAKNEPCDALLMRLNQQLEKQKASIRESERAPLCYAPR; from the coding sequence ATGAACTTTTCACTACTAAAACTGCACCCTCGTATGTTGCTGGTGAGCTTCAGTGCTATCTCACTGGCCGTTATTCTCAGCTTTAGCCTCGGCGAGCTGAAAAGCTGGCAGCAGATTGACTGGCTGGATGTAGTCGGCGAGGGCGGTATTGTGCTGCTGACCATCGTCTGGCAATTGTTTTTATTGATCAGCCGGCCATCGGGGCGCGTAACCACTTTGCTGACTATCGGCCTGTGCTGCTTTATGTTCTCGAGTCTGCTGGATGCCCTGGACGAATTTATTCATTATCCGGAACATGCCTTATTACCTTTGTTTGAGTCGGTGCCTGCACCTTTTGGCATGATCCTGATGACCTGGGGGTTGTATCAGTGGCACCAGGAAATGCTCACTCTGAATGCCCAGTTACGTCGTCGCGAAGCGGGTGTACGCGAACATGATGAGGTGGATCTGGTCACCCGTTTGTACCGCGCTGATTATATGCGTGAGCAGATAAGCCAGTCCCTTATTCGGCATCAGGCCGGTTTTTGTGTGGCGGTGGTAGATATCGATCAGTTCGATGCATTTAACCGCCGCTTTGGTCATGGCGAAGGTGACAGGCTGTTGCGGGAAGTAGCGGAACTGATACTGATGAATGTGCGGCAGACGGATCTGGTCTGTCGCTATGCAGGTGATCGTTTTATTCTGCTGATGCCTCAGTTGCCTCTGAAACGTGCCAGTCAACAAGTACATCAGATTGCCAATGCGGTAAAACATCTGGCCTTTAAAACCGGCAACCATGCGGTCTTCCATACACTGAGCACGGCTGTGGTTGAGGCAGCAAAAAACGAGCCTTGTGATGCCCTGTTAATGCGCCTGAACCAGCAGTTGGAAAAACAAAAAGCCAGCATCCGGGAGTCAGAACGTGCGCCCCTATGTTACGCGCCAAGATAA